The sequence TGCGCAGGATCAGCTTCAGCTCGTCGGTCGAGTAGTGCGCGTCGCCGCCGTGATCGGCGGACAGCCCCGCGAGCCGCAGCACCGCGTTCGCGCTCGTGTTGAGCACCCAGATCGCCGGATACATCGCCCAGTAGAACGCATAGAGCGGGAGCGCGACCCAGAGGCCCGTCTTCTCGGCCTGACGGATCGCCATCGATTTCGGCGCGAGCTCGCCGACGACGATGTGCAGGAACGAGATCACCGAGAACGCGAACACGAGCGAGATCAGATGCACGAGCTTTTCCGATTCGACGCCCGCGAACGCGAGCACGGGCGATAGCAGCGCGGCGAACGCCGGCTCGCCGATCCAGCCGAGGCCGAGCGACGCGAGCGTGATGCCGAGCTGGCAGGCGGACAGGTACGCATCGAGCCGCGCATGGACGATCCGCAGGATGCGTCCGCGCAGGCCGTGCTGGCGGGCGAGGGTTTTCACGCGCGTCGCGCGCAGTTTGACGAGACCGAATTCGGCGGCGACGAAAAAGCCGTTGAGGGCCACGAGGAGCAACGCGCCGATGAGCGCGAAGATCTGTATCAACGAAGGAACTCCGAGAATGAACGAAGCGACAGTATAAGGTTGGAAAGGTAAACGTAATATCGAGCGTCGCGACGCGCGCGGCCGATCACGCGCGAGCGGCGGGAATCGTCAGCGCGAGCGTCGCGCGTGCGCCGTCCGCGAGCGGGTTCGGTTCCTGCGCGAACGCGCCGCCGTGCGCGCGCGCGACGCGCTGCGCGAGCGCGAACACCGCGGCCGGACGCTCGCCTTGGCGCTCGGCGAGCGCCTCGCGCCGCGCGAACGTTTCGAACACGTGCGGCAGCGTGGCGTCGGTCAGCGCCGGCAATCGCGCGAGGAACGTCACGTTCAAGCGCGCCGCGTCCGCCGGGCCGTCGCAGCCGAGCGCGACTTCGCCGCCCGGCGCGCTCGCCTCGATCGCGAACGTCAGCATCGACCACAGCGCTTGCGCGACGCGCTCGCGGTCGCATTCGAGCGACGCAGGCCGCATGGGCGAGGCGATCGTCACCGCGGTGCCGCGCGCGTCGCCGAGCGCGATGCGCGCGAGCGCCGCGCATTCGTCGGCGAGCGCGTCGAGCGCCACGCCGGCGCGTGCGATCGGCAGCGAGCGCGTCTCGGCGCGCGGCGCGTCGATGGTGGTCTCCAGCAGCTTCGTCTGCTGTTCGATGCCGATCCGGATTCCGTCGAGCGCGCGCGCGAGGTTCTCGTCGCTCGCCGTGAGCCGGCGCTCGAGCACGTACGCCCAGCTGTGCATCGCGTTGAGCGGGCTGCGCAGATCGTGCGACGCGACCGACAGCGCGTGGTCGCGGACGAACAGCGCCACCTCGGCGGCATAGCGTGCGGCGCGCTCGCGCAGCAGCGCGGCGGCCGGTTCGGCGGACGGAATCACAGTGTTTCCCTTGAGTGAAATCGTGATGACGGGCGAATCGACATTATAGGGACCGGACGGAGGCCACACGCGCGTGCGGCGTTTCGCGCGCGTCAGGCGGCAAGCGCGTTGTCGCTCGCGCGCCGCGCGTGGCCGGGCAGCAACTGGCAGACGAGGAGCCCGGCGATCATCAACGCGCAGCCCGCGAGCGCGCGCAGCGACAGCGTCTCGCCGAGCGCGGCCCAGCCGGCGATCGCGGCGAACACGCCTTCCATGCTGAAGATCACGGCCGCGTGCGCGGGCGCGGCGTCGCGTTGCGCGACGACCTGCAGCGTATAGCCGACGCCGACCGACAGCAGCCCGCCGTACAGCAGCGTCGGCAGCGCGCGCGTAAGCGTCGCGCGGTCGAGCGGCTCGATCGCGAGCCCGAGCGCGAGGCACAGCGCGCCGCAGACGACGAACTGCATGAACGAGAGCACGAGCGGATCGTGGCGGCGCACGAGATGCCCGACCGCGATCACGTGAAAGGCGATCACGATCGCGCCCGCGAGCTGGAACCAATCGCCATACAGCATCGAGAAATGCGCGTCGACGCTCAGAAAATACAGGCCGATCGCGGCGAGCAGCGCGCCGAGCCACGTGCCGATGCCCGTGCGATGCCGGAAGAACACGCCGATGACCGGCACGAGCACCACGTACAGCGAACTGATGAAGCCCGCGTTCGCGATCTTCGTGTATTGCAGCCCGATCTGCTGCAGCGAGATCGATACCGCGAGCAGTCCGCCCAGCGCGAGCCCCGGCAGCAAGCGCGTGCGCTCGCGCGCGAGCGTCGCGCAGTGCGCGCGGGCCGCGCCGTTTGCGCACAACAGCGGCACGAGCACCGCCGCGCCGAGCAGGAAGCGCAACCCGGTGAACAGAAACGGGCCGATCACGGCGAGACTCAGCCGCTGAGCGACGAACGCCGACCCCCAGATCGCGGCGGCGGCGAGCATCAGCAGATTGGCGCGAAGGTGTTTGCGGGCGTCGTGTTTCATGCGGCGGCGGCAGGCGTGCGAAAGTCGCGCGAAAGGCGGCCGGTCGGCCAACGAAAACCTGACAGTCTACTCGCGTCCGGCCGATTGCGCCGGCCCCGCCAGGCTGTCGGCGAAGCGCCGCAGCGTGTCGATCGAGCGCGCGTCGCGCACCCGCGAATACAGCGCGACTTGCGAATCGGGCAAGGCGGGCAGGCGCAAGCGCGCGCCGACGTCGACGAGCGAGCGCGGCGCGACGCGGCGGGCCAGCGGGCACACCGCGAGCCCCGCGGCGGCCGCCGCCGCGACGGCCGCGACGCCGCCGCCCGTGAAACGCTCGCGCCACCGCACGCCGGCGCGCTCGAGCGCGCGCAGCGCGGCCGCGCGCACGCCGCACGGGCCCGCCAGCACCGCGAGCGGCAGCGGCTCGTCCGCGCGCGGCGTCCAGCCGGGCGCGGCGAGCCACGCGAGCGGCTCGGTGAAAAGCAGCGTCGCGTCGTCGCGCGGCGGGTCTTCGCCGGGCTCGTGGCGCACGAACGCCGCGTCGAGCCGCCGCTCGTCGTATTGCGCGAGCAGCCCGGCCGACATTCCGACATGCATCTCGAGCGCGAGCCCCGGATCGTGCCGGTTCAAGCCGGTGAGGACGGCGGGCAGATCCGGCACCGCGACGTGCTCGCTCACGCCGATCACGAGCCTGCGCTGCGCGGACGACAGCGCGGCGAGCGCACGCTCGTGCGCGTCGAGCAGCTCGCGCGCGGCGGGCAGGAACGCGGCGCCGACGGCGGCGAGCGTCACGCGTCGCGGCGTGCGCTCGAGCAGCGGCTTGCCGAGCTGCGCCTCGAGCCGCTTGAGCTTCAGGCTGACGGCGGATTGCGTGGTGCCGAGCGCGTCGGCGGCGCGCGTGAAGCTCGCGAGTTCGGCGACGAGCACGAACGCGCGAACGGCGTCGAGATCGAGTGGTTTCATTTCAAATGGAAATGGATGAAATGTACATTGATGTCTGTTCATTATAGATGTGGGCTTCTAAGCTGCATGCGTGTCCCAACCGTCAAGGAGAAACCCGATGCCGTTCACCCGTATCGCATTGCGCGAAGGCAAGTCCGCCGAATATCGGCGGGCGCTGTCGGAAGGCGTTCATTGCGCGTTGCAACACGCGTTCGCCGTGCCTGTCGACGATATTTTCATGACCGTGACCGAGCACAGCGCGGATAATTTCTTTTATGGCCGCGACTATCTCGGGATCGCGCGCAGCGACGATCTGGTGATGATCCAGATCACCGCGAACAACACACGCACGCTCGAGCAGAAGCGCGAGCTGTACCGGCTGATCGCCGATCAGCTCGCGCAACGCCCGGGGGTGCGCCGCGAGGACGTGTTCGTCAGCCTCGTCGAGGTGCTGAAGGAAGACTGGTCGTTCGGCAACGGCATCGCGCAGTACGTGAGCTGAAACTCGGCGCATTCGGGCTGGTCGGAAGGTTGACTGACCGACAGGGCGGGTGGGTGCGCCGCGTGCGGGCGATTCGCTCGTCGCACGCGGCGTTGCGCCTCACTCGCTGTAAAAAGGGCCGTGTACGATGGAGAACGTCGGAGTTCGCCGACGTGCGCGGGGCGCGCGGCGGATGGCCGACCTACGCCGGAGCTTCCATGGCGCGCGTTCTGGAAATCGTATTGGATTTTTCGCTGCAAGACTGGCAAGCCACACGCGGGGCGCGGGTGCGCGCGGCACGCGATCTCGGCGCGGAGCTCGCGCGGGCATGGCGGATCTGTCCGCCGGTGAAAATGCGGCGCGGGCACGAGCGCGTGACGATCGAGCCGTGCCGGTTCGTCGAGGCGCAGCCCAACGACGGCGGCCGTTGGCAGACCTGGATCGAGACGACCGCGCAGGCGCGTCGCGTGCTCGCCGCGCGGTGCCGTCCGTTCGTGCCGGGCGTGACGGTGCGCGAGCATTTCGACGATTACCGCGGCGACGTGCGCGTCGCGACACCGTTGGCGGACGAGCAGGCGCCGATTGCGGCCGGATCGACGCCGGTCCCGCGCGATTCGGCCGCGGCCGCCCGTGATGTGCGTGATGGGGGGGATGCGCCGCCGTCGCGCGGTCGGGCGTCGAGGGCCGCCGCCGCGCGGACGGCCGCGCGCGCGGCGGCGAGCACGCCCGTCGCGCCGGATGCGGACGTCTCCGGGGCGGCCGATGCGAGCGGAAGCTCGCGATCTTCCACATCCGGTTCAGCTTCCGAATCCGCCGCCGAATCCGCTTCCGACTCCGTTTCGGCCGAATCCACGGCGCCGTCGGCGGGGGCCGTCCCGGTCGGCGATGCCGTCGCCGGCACGGCCTCCCTCGAATCCGGATCGACCGCCCGGCCCGCGCCCGACTTCGTCGTCGAACGCCGACGCGGACGCTGGCTCGGCGCGGACGGCATCGAGGTCGAACTGACGCTCGACGACATCGTGTTCGCGCCGGCTGCCGCCTCGTCGGACACCATTCGCGCCGTCGCGTCACGCGTCTGCGAATTGCGTCTTGCCGTTGCCGACCCGGACGATCCGGACGCACGCGCTGCCGCGCTGCGCGCGCTCTTCAACGCGGCCCGCGAACTGAGCGGCGCGTGGCCGGCGTCGCTGTCGCCCATCAGTGTGCTCGACCGCGCATGCGCGGTCGACGCGCCGGACGCGAACGGCGCGCCGGCGAAGGCGCAGTCGGTCGACCTGTCGAACACGCGCACGCAGCGCGCGGCATTCTTCGCGCTCGGCTGCAGCGTGACCGGGCAATGGCTCGGCAACGAGGCCGGCGTGCGCGACACGGCGGAGCCGGAATACGTCCATCAGATGCGCGTCGCGCTGCGCCGGCTGCGCACGCTCGCGCGGCTTTTCCCGCGCTATGCCGACGCGGCATGGAAGGACGCGTTCTCGGGCGACATCCGCTGGCTTGCCGGCATGCTCGGCGCGGTGCGCGACTGGGATGTGTGCGTGACGTCGACGTTGCCCGCGCTTGCCGCGGCCGACGGCGACGAGGCCGCGTGGGCGGGCACGCTCGATGCGGCACGCGCGCAAGGCGACGCCGCGCGCGCCGAGCTGCGGCAGGCGCTCGGCACGGCGCGCTACACGCGGCTCGTGTTCGCGTGGCTCGAATGGCTGAGCCTCTTCCCGCTCGGGGAGGACGATCCGGCGCGCGGCAAGGCGCCGTCGCTCAAGCGGCACGCGGCGAAGCGCGTGAGCCGGCTGTTCGGCCATCTGTACGGCGCGAGGCGCCTGACGGCGCTCGACGCGGCCGCGCGTCACCGCGTGCGGATCGACGCGAAGCGGCTGCGCTACGCGCTGGAGTTCTTCTCGTCGCTTGCGTCGCGCCGCACGCGCGAGGACATGGTGCGGCTGCTCGCGCGCGTGCAGAACGCGCTCGGCGATGCGAACGATGCGACCGTCGCGCTGCGCTGCCTCGAGCGTCTGTCGGCGCTGCCGTATCAGCTCGGCTTCGCGCGCGGCTACGGCGCAGCGGCGCAGCGCTATGCGGCCGAGGCGGCCGAGCAGTTGCTGCGCGGGATGCGCGCGCCGAAGATCGGCGGCAGAAAGGCGTGACTATAATGGCCTCCCGTCCTGGTTCGCCGCGCCGATGACCGCCGATTCGCTCTCCTCCCGTTCCGATGCGCGCGCCGCGCGCGAGTCGCTCGCGTTGAGCGGCGAGCTGTGGCTGCACGCGGGCGGGCAGACGCTCGGCGGCGCGGCGCGCATCGCGCTGCTCGCCGCGATCGGCGAGACCGGATCGATCACGCGCGCGGCGAAGGCGGTCGGCCTCAGCTACAAAGGCGCGTGGGACGCGATCGACACGATGAACAACCTCGCGGGCGAGCCGCTCGTGCTGCGCGCGACGGGCGGCAAGGGCGGCGGCGGCACGACGCTCACGCCGCGCGCGACCGCGCTGATCGCGGCGTTTCGCGCGATCGAGCGCGAGCATCGGCGCTTTATCGACGCGGCGAGCGCCGCGGTCGAAGGCTTCGAGGTCAATTGGAAACTTATCGGGAGAATCGGCATGAAGACGAGCGCACGCAACCAACTGTTCGGCAAGGTCCTGGCCGTCAAGCACGGCGCGGTGAACGACGAAGTGGTGCTCGCGTTGCCGGGCGAACACACGATCACGGCAGTGGTGACGCACGAGAGCGTGCAGGAGCTGGGGCTCGCGCCGGGCGTCGACGCGTGTGCGCTCGTGAAGGCGTCGTGGGTCGTGCTCGCGGTCGAGGACGGCTCGCCGCTCAGGCTATCGGCGCGCAATCAATTGCAGGGCGTCGTCGAGACGGTCACGCGCGGCGCGGTGAACAGCGAGGTGCTGCTCGCGCTCGACGGCGGCATGACGCTCGCGGCGATCGTCACGAACGACAGCGTCGATGCGCTCGGGCTCGCGCAGGGCGTGAGCGCGGTGGCGGCGTTCAAGGCGTCGAGCGTGATTCTCGCGGTCAACGGATGACGCCACGGCCGCGCTTGCCGGGCAGTGCTCGGCGGCGCGGGTAAGCGGTGGGGGCGCAGCGAAGCCGGCTCGATGCCGGCTTTTGCTTGTCTGGGGCGCGGATCGAACGGCGCGCCGGCGCGCGGCACGTTGCGCGCATGGCCGTCGGACGACGAGCTGGGAGCGGGACCGCGCGGACGCCGCATCGCACCGCCGCCGCGCCGCTGATGTGGGTGCGAGCGGCGGGGATGTGCGTCGTTATACGGTCGGCGTTGCCCGGACGACATCGTCGCCGCGGCGTGAAGCGAAGCATGCGAACCGGCTTTGCTCCCGATTCAGCCGTCGACGTTCGTGGTTCGTGCATTCGTGCGGCCTGCCGCGCGGGTGGGCGATCGGTGCGCGTGCGGCGTCACGCGTAAAGGGGCGCGCGGGCGTCGGCCGTCGCGGCGTCCCGCTGTCGCCGGGAACGGAGCGCCGCGGAAGGCGGCGCGCTCGCGGCGCACGCTGATCGGCGCCAACCTTCGGCCGCCGCCGGCCGATTCGGCGCGTCGAGCGGCGCCATCGTCACCGCATGTTCGTCACCCATTCGGCGATCGGCGTATCGGGCAACACGCGCCCCTCTTGCAGCCGCACGACCTGATCGCCGAACGCGGCGACGTCGTCCGGATCGTGCGTGATCAGCACCATCGGAATGTCGAGCCGCATCTGCAAGTCGGTCAGCTCGCGGCGCATCCGCTGGCGCATCGCGACGTCGAGCGCCGAGAACGGCTCGTCGAGCAGCAGGATCCGCGGCTGCGCGATCAGTGCGCGCGCGAGTGCGACGCGCTGCTTCTGCCCGCCCGACAACTGCGCCGGATAGTGTCCCGCCAGCGCTTCGAGCTCGAACGCGCGCAGCCAGTACGCGGCGTCGTCGGGCAGTTCCTGCGCGCGCGGATTGCGCCAGCCGCGCTTCAGCCCGAATGCGATGTTTTGTCGGACATTCAGATGCGGAAACAGCGCGTAATCCTGGAACAGGTACGCGACGCGGCGCGCCTGCGTCGGCACGTCGATGCCGCGCGCGCCGTCGAACAGCGTGTCGCCGCCGATCGAGATCGTGCCGCGGTCGGGCGCGAGCAGCCCGGCAATCGCCTGCAGCGTGAGGCTCTTGCCTGCGCCGGACGGCCCGAACAGCACGATGCGCTGTGCGTTCGACGCGAACGACACGTCGAGCGTGAAATGCCGCTCCGGCGTGACGAGCGTCTTGCGGATGTCGACGACGAGGCTCATTTCATCTCGCTGCGGCGAGCGCGCGCTGCGGCACGAGCCGGCCCGCGATGAGCAGAATGAGCACGCACGTCGCGGAAGTGACGAGCACGAGGAAGTTCGCGGTCGCGTCGTCGCCCGCCTGCACGGCGGCGTAGACCGCGACCGATAGCGTCTGGGTGCGCCCGGGCAGATTGCCCGCGATCATCAGCGTCGCGCCGAACTCGCCGAGCGCGCGCGCGAACGCGAGCAGCGCGCCCGCGAGAATGCCGCGCGCGGCGAGCGGCAGCGTCACGCGAAAGAAGATGCCCGTTTCGCTGATGCCGAGCGTGCGCGCCGCGCGCTCGAGCTGCGGATCGACCGCTTCGAACGCGGCGCGCGCGGACTTCAGGATCAGCGGAAACGCGACGACCATCGACGCGATCACCGCGCCCTGCCAGGTGAACACGAGCTGGATGCCGATCCGGTCGAGCCACGCGCCGAGCACGCCGCGGCGGCCGAGCAGCACGAGCAGGTAATAGCCGAGCACCGTCGGCGGCAGCACGAGCGGCAGCGTCAGCAGCGAATCGACGACGTCGCGCGCGCCCGAGCGCCAGCGCGCGAGCGCGTAGCCCGCCGCGACGCCGAGCACGAGATCGAGCGCCGTCGCCCAGCCGGCGACCTTCAGCGACAGCAGCAGCGGAACCCAGGCGTCGTGCATCGCGTATTCCGCTCAGTTCGCGCCGCCGGCGGCCGGCTTGAAGCCGTACTTCGCGAGCACCGCCTGGCCCGCGGGCGACAGCACGAACGCGACGAAGCCTTGCGCGGCGGCCGCATGCCGGCTGTCCTTGACGACGGCGATCGGGTAGGTGATCGGCGTTTGCGTCGGGACGGTCAGCGCCACCTTCACGCGCTCGGGCATCACGGCCGCGTCGGTGCCGAACACGAAGCCCGCATCGACTTCGCCGCGCGCGACATAGTCGAGGCTCTGGCGCACGTTCGCGGCGAGCACGCCCTTGACGCCGACGTCGTTCCACACGCCGGCCGCCTTCAGTGCGCCCTCGGTGTAGCGGCCGACGGGCACCGACGCCGGATCGCCGAACGCGACGCGCTTCACGGCGGGCGCGGTCAGATCGCGCAGCGAGCCGAACGTCGCGCGGCTGTCGGCGGGCACGATCAGCACGAGCGAGTTCGCGGCGAAGTCGCGGCGCGTGCCGTCGGCGATCACGCGCTCGGCGGCCGCGCGGTCCATCGCTTTCTGGTCGGCCGAGGCGAACACGTCGGCCGGCGCGCCCTTCGCGATCTGCTGCATCAGCACGTCGGATGCGCCGAAGTTGAACAGGATTTTCGTGCCCGGATGTTGCTTCTCGTAGGCGTCGCCGACGGCCTTGAACGCATTGGTCAGGCTTGCCGCGGCCGACACGACGAGTTCGTCGGCGGCATGCGCGGCCGGCGCGGCGAAGCCGGCGACGAGCGCGGACAGCATGGCGAGACGCAGGAACAGGCGGCGGGCGGAACGAACGGGAGCGGACATGGCGGGAAACAATGATGTGGACGAAAGCTGCAATCGTAATATACGCGAGGTTATAACGGATGGGGTTGCCGAACTGTGCGGGTGCTGCATGACGCCGCAGTGGGGCGCGTGGGGCGACGGGCACACGGGAAGCAGGGTGGTCAGCCGGCGATCGGCTGGTGGATCGGGTGGTAGCCGCCGTGGATCGAAGAATCGGGGAGGGAAGGCGACGAGGTGAAGGGGTGTCGGAGGAAGGGGTGTCGGACGTAGTATGGCCGAGGTGCCGAGGTGCAGAAGTGCCCGAGACGCTAGAAGGGCGGAAACGTTAGAAAAGCAGAAAGGCGGAATCGCATATCGGTGGGCTATTGGCGCGGCATGATCCGTGAAGAGTCATGACGCGAACACGTCGACGGTCCGGCCTGGCTCACGAGCCGTGCCCCACCGAGCCTCCGGCGCGCCCTTACGCGCGTTCGACCGCCGCCGGCGCGCCGAGCGTCTGCTGCTGAGTCGGCCGCGACGCGGGCCGGTAATTCAGATTCGCCTTCCAGCGCGCTCGCACGTAGGGCCGTTCGTGCCCGGAGAGTTGCAGCGCGACCGCGGTGACCCAGCGGTGCGACGGCACGGTGATGCCATGCAGCGCGATCGTGACGGCCACGAGGCTCGTCGCGACGGCGGGCGCCGACCAGCGGTGCGGCATCGCGCGCCAGGAGCCGGCGATGAACGACAGCGCGGCGAGCGCGCCGATCACGCAGCCCGTGACCGCCTCGGACGGCGAATGCGCATCGAGCGCGACGCGCGACAGCCCCACGGCCACCCCTGCCGCCAGCCCGACGACGACGCCCGCGACACGCACGGCCGGCCGCGCGCGGGCGA is a genomic window of Burkholderia mallei ATCC 23344 containing:
- a CDS encoding sensor histidine kinase translates to MIPSAEPAAALLRERAARYAAEVALFVRDHALSVASHDLRSPLNAMHSWAYVLERRLTASDENLARALDGIRIGIEQQTKLLETTIDAPRAETRSLPIARAGVALDALADECAALARIALGDARGTAVTIASPMRPASLECDRERVAQALWSMLTFAIEASAPGGEVALGCDGPADAARLNVTFLARLPALTDATLPHVFETFARREALAERQGERPAAVFALAQRVARAHGGAFAQEPNPLADGARATLALTIPAARA
- a CDS encoding phosphatase PAP2 family protein, producing the protein MFDLPPRLWISITALGGAGLTLPLAVTIAVWLALGYSLRRAAAWLAVLGTAIGAVALTKIAFLGWGIGVRAWDFTGFSGHAMLSTSVYPVAMFLALARARPAVRVAGVVVGLAAGVAVGLSRVALDAHSPSEAVTGCVIGALAALSFIAGSWRAMPHRWSAPAVATSLVAVTIALHGITVPSHRWVTAVALQLSGHERPYVRARWKANLNYRPASRPTQQQTLGAPAAVERA
- a CDS encoding CHAD domain-containing protein translates to MARVLEIVLDFSLQDWQATRGARVRAARDLGAELARAWRICPPVKMRRGHERVTIEPCRFVEAQPNDGGRWQTWIETTAQARRVLAARCRPFVPGVTVREHFDDYRGDVRVATPLADEQAPIAAGSTPVPRDSAAAARDVRDGGDAPPSRGRASRAAAARTAARAAASTPVAPDADVSGAADASGSSRSSTSGSASESAAESASDSVSAESTAPSAGAVPVGDAVAGTASLESGSTARPAPDFVVERRRGRWLGADGIEVELTLDDIVFAPAAASSDTIRAVASRVCELRLAVADPDDPDARAAALRALFNAARELSGAWPASLSPISVLDRACAVDAPDANGAPAKAQSVDLSNTRTQRAAFFALGCSVTGQWLGNEAGVRDTAEPEYVHQMRVALRRLRTLARLFPRYADAAWKDAFSGDIRWLAGMLGAVRDWDVCVTSTLPALAAADGDEAAWAGTLDAARAQGDAARAELRQALGTARYTRLVFAWLEWLSLFPLGEDDPARGKAPSLKRHAAKRVSRLFGHLYGARRLTALDAAARHRVRIDAKRLRYALEFFSSLASRRTREDMVRLLARVQNALGDANDATVALRCLERLSALPYQLGFARGYGAAAQRYAAEAAEQLLRGMRAPKIGGRKA
- a CDS encoding TOBE domain-containing protein translates to MTADSLSSRSDARAARESLALSGELWLHAGGQTLGGAARIALLAAIGETGSITRAAKAVGLSYKGAWDAIDTMNNLAGEPLVLRATGGKGGGGTTLTPRATALIAAFRAIEREHRRFIDAASAAVEGFEVNWKLIGRIGMKTSARNQLFGKVLAVKHGAVNDEVVLALPGEHTITAVVTHESVQELGLAPGVDACALVKASWVVLAVEDGSPLRLSARNQLQGVVETVTRGAVNSEVLLALDGGMTLAAIVTNDSVDALGLAQGVSAVAAFKASSVILAVNG
- a CDS encoding ATP-binding cassette domain-containing protein gives rise to the protein MSLVVDIRKTLVTPERHFTLDVSFASNAQRIVLFGPSGAGKSLTLQAIAGLLAPDRGTISIGGDTLFDGARGIDVPTQARRVAYLFQDYALFPHLNVRQNIAFGLKRGWRNPRAQELPDDAAYWLRAFELEALAGHYPAQLSGGQKQRVALARALIAQPRILLLDEPFSALDVAMRQRMRRELTDLQMRLDIPMVLITHDPDDVAAFGDQVVRLQEGRVLPDTPIAEWVTNMR
- a CDS encoding tautomerase family protein — translated: MPFTRIALREGKSAEYRRALSEGVHCALQHAFAVPVDDIFMTVTEHSADNFFYGRDYLGIARSDDLVMIQITANNTRTLEQKRELYRLIADQLAQRPGVRREDVFVSLVEVLKEDWSFGNGIAQYVS
- a CDS encoding LysR family transcriptional regulator, with translation MKPLDLDAVRAFVLVAELASFTRAADALGTTQSAVSLKLKRLEAQLGKPLLERTPRRVTLAAVGAAFLPAARELLDAHERALAALSSAQRRLVIGVSEHVAVPDLPAVLTGLNRHDPGLALEMHVGMSAGLLAQYDERRLDAAFVRHEPGEDPPRDDATLLFTEPLAWLAAPGWTPRADEPLPLAVLAGPCGVRAAALRALERAGVRWRERFTGGGVAAVAAAAAAGLAVCPLARRVAPRSLVDVGARLRLPALPDSQVALYSRVRDARSIDTLRRFADSLAGPAQSAGRE
- the modA gene encoding molybdate ABC transporter substrate-binding protein, whose protein sequence is MSAPVRSARRLFLRLAMLSALVAGFAAPAAHAADELVVSAAASLTNAFKAVGDAYEKQHPGTKILFNFGASDVLMQQIAKGAPADVFASADQKAMDRAAAERVIADGTRRDFAANSLVLIVPADSRATFGSLRDLTAPAVKRVAFGDPASVPVGRYTEGALKAAGVWNDVGVKGVLAANVRQSLDYVARGEVDAGFVFGTDAAVMPERVKVALTVPTQTPITYPIAVVKDSRHAAAAQGFVAFVLSPAGQAVLAKYGFKPAAGGAN
- the modB gene encoding molybdate ABC transporter permease subunit, producing MHDAWVPLLLSLKVAGWATALDLVLGVAAGYALARWRSGARDVVDSLLTLPLVLPPTVLGYYLLVLLGRRGVLGAWLDRIGIQLVFTWQGAVIASMVVAFPLILKSARAAFEAVDPQLERAARTLGISETGIFFRVTLPLAARGILAGALLAFARALGEFGATLMIAGNLPGRTQTLSVAVYAAVQAGDDATANFLVLVTSATCVLILLIAGRLVPQRALAAAR
- a CDS encoding DMT family transporter gives rise to the protein MKHDARKHLRANLLMLAAAAIWGSAFVAQRLSLAVIGPFLFTGLRFLLGAAVLVPLLCANGAARAHCATLARERTRLLPGLALGGLLAVSISLQQIGLQYTKIANAGFISSLYVVLVPVIGVFFRHRTGIGTWLGALLAAIGLYFLSVDAHFSMLYGDWFQLAGAIVIAFHVIAVGHLVRRHDPLVLSFMQFVVCGALCLALGLAIEPLDRATLTRALPTLLYGGLLSVGVGYTLQVVAQRDAAPAHAAVIFSMEGVFAAIAGWAALGETLSLRALAGCALMIAGLLVCQLLPGHARRASDNALAA